The Planctomycetota bacterium nucleotide sequence CTCCTGGATACGGTTCAAGTGAAGTTCTGGTGATCGATCCCGGGGTTGGCCGAGGGCCATCGTGACAGCATCCAGTCTCAACGAGAAGCCGGTCCGGGATCTCGCCCGGATGGCGAAGCAGCATGGCGTGTCGGGCTGGCACTCGATGCGGAAGGATCAGTTGATCCGGGCCCTGATCCGCAAAGCCCGTGCCGCCCGCCCCGTGGCGGCCGCGGCGCTCCGCCCTCGTCCGGTGACGGTGGCCCGCGACGTCGCGCCCTCCAAGAACGCCACCCGGGACGCGGCGGTCACGCAGCGGATCCAGGAGGCGCGAGAGCGGCTTGCCCGGGCGAAAAACCTCGCCACCCGTCCGGAACAAGGGCGGCCCGCGCGGGCGATGAAGGATCGGCTCGTGGTCATGGTCCGCGGCCCCCATTGGCTGCACGCCTTCTGGGAAATCACCCCCGCCAGCGTCGTCCGGGCTGAAGCCGCGCTCGGTCCTGAGTGGCACGCCGCCCGGCCCACGCTCCGCCTGCTGCAATTGGAGAACGGCCTCCAGGGCTCCCCCTCGGAGCAGGTGATCCGCACGTTCGACGTCCATGGCGGCGTGAAGAACTGGTTCATCGACATCCGCGAGCCGATCCGCTGCCGGGTTGAAATCGGCTACGCGACGCCGTCCGGCCGGTTCCATGTCCTGGCCCGGAGCAACGGCGTCTCGATGCCGGCGACCTCGCAGGCCGACACCCTCGACGTCCATTGGGGCGACATCGCCGCCGATTGCGACAAGATCTACTCGATGAGCGGCGGCTATTCGCCGGAGAACAACTGCACCGAACTGCAGGAACTGTTTGAAGAACGGCTGCGCCGGCCGATGGGCCCGCCGGTCGGCCGCCGGTCGAGCGGTGACGCCGACGGCGAGGGGGAACAGGCCGGGGGCCTGCAGCTCGAGGTCGACGCCGAGATGATCATCTACGGCGTCACCGAGGCCGGCTGCTACGTGACGCTGCAGGGAGAGCCGGTCAAGGTTCAGCCCGACGGCACGTTCCGCGTCCGCGTCGATCTCCCCAACAAACGGCAGGTGATCCCGATCGTCTCCAGCACCCCCAACGGTCTGGAGCGTCAGACGGTCGTCGTCGCCGTGGAGCGCAACACGAAGTCGATGGAACCGCACTCGCGCGACAACGGCGAGTTCTGAGCCGCTGCGCTTCGTGCGCGTTCCGTGAGCGCGGACCGTGTGACCGTGGCCGGCATCTGGTAGAGTGAAATCGCCGCGGTGGTTCGGGTCTGCGGCGATACGTTTTCTGCCATGTTCGTGCTGCTGTCGACACCATGCCGGTGAGCTCTTACCGAGGCTCGTCGGGTGCCGTCAGGTCTCGTCAGCGCGGCACGCCGGCTGCCTCACGGTCGCCGGATCCCGTGCCCGGGGCCGAGGCACCCTCCTTTTGTATGAACGAGCTCTCCGCATCCGCGACACCACGGCATCGCGGTGGAAAACGTATCGCCGCCGATCCTTCCCGCCGGGTCGCCCTCCCCACGGAGACGCCGGCGCCCGAGATGATGGGACCGTCGAATCGGTTCAGGGCGAACGGCGTGAGGGCTTCCGTGATTCGCGGGCCAGCCAGCCGTCGACGACCGCGGCCGGCGGCCCACGGAAGGCCTGCTGGAACGCCAGATCGAAGCTCTTTCCCTCGTCGAGTTGCGCGACGAGCAGAGGCAGTTTGGCCGCTCCACCACTGGCACCGAAGAATGCCGCGGCGACAGGCGTCGCGTCGGCGGGATCGGCGCGGCCGGCCACGAGGTCGGCCGCCGAGCGAACCGCGCTGACCCGGTCGGCGGCTTCGGCGCGCCACGATTTTGCCAGCGCCGCCTTCGGCACGAGCTTCGCGGCCGTCACCCTGGCGGCGCCGTTGGCGAACCAGGCGGGGACACCGCGCCCTGCCAGGGCGGCAGCCGTGATCTGTTCCGCGAGGCGGAAGTCGAGTTCGGTCGCAGGCTGGCCAGCCTCCGGCACCACCAGCGCCCCATAGACGACGTCGCCCGAGATCCCCGCCCCGCCGAGGAGCCCCTTGGGGCGCTCGGCGCCGAGGACGTTGACCCAGAAATCGGAGTAGTCGAACGGCTTGGCGAACGCCATCAGCACGATCCCCCCCTTGATCAACGGCTGCCCATCGGCCACCAGCGCCCCAGCCACCTCCGCCTCGATCCGCCCGGCAGCCTCCGCCACCTCCTCCAGGCGCGACGCGGGCAGGTTGCCAACCACGCAGAGGCTCGACCCCCGCGCGATCACCACCGGTTCCTCGTCGGCGATCGCACGCCGCCACAGCCCGTCGGTGGCGGCGAACCGTGCCCGGGCGAGGTTTTCGTGCGACAGGCTGCGGGCACGACCAGCCGCAGCGACGTCGGCCAGCGCCGCCTTCGGCGAGAGCAGGTCGAGCTTCAGCCCCTGATCGATCCACCGGGCGATGAGGTCGATGGTGTCGGTGGCCAGCGGGGGCTTGCCGAGGGGCATCTGCTGGCCCTCGATCCCCGTGCCGCGGAGCTTCTTCACCAGGAGGCTGTCGGCCGATTTGCCCGGCACGACCGCGGGCCCCGTCTGACCGCCGCGGACGAGGGATTCGAGCGACACCATCCGCAGCCCTCCTTCGGGATCGTCGGCGTCGTGACAGCCGGCGCAGTGCTGGAGCAGGACCGGCGCCACCTCGAACGCGAACGACACGTCCCCCGGTTGGAGCGCCACCGCACCGCGGAGCTGCGGTGGCGCAGCGGCCGTCGCGGCCGGAGGGCCAGCCGGCGGACCGGTGAGCGGCAGGGCCTGGTCGGTGCCGTCGTAGGCCGCCCCGCGGTCGATCCACGACACCAGCGTAGCCAGATCGGCCGCCGGCACCTTCCCTCCACCGCGCGGCATGTCGCCGGAGAGAATCACTTCCACCAGCCGGCTGGCGGCCCCGGCGCCCTTCTGCACCATCCCGGTGCGCATCAGGCCGTCGTAGCTGGTCATCTGGAAATCGCCGCGGCGGCCACTGACATGGCACCCCCCGCAATGCCTGACGAGCAGCGGAGCGATCTCCTTGGTGAAGCTCGGCCCCGGCTGGGCTGCGGGGGCGGGCCGATCGGCCGGCGCCGGACGGGTCGCTTTGGCCGCCATGCCCGAGGGGACGAGGAGAGCCGACACGTCGACCCCCTCGAGATCGAGCCGCTCACGCAGATCACCGGCACGCGTGCACAGCGCGCGGAATCCGGTCGGCGGGCGACTCTCCTCGGCGAGCGCGGTGAGCATCCCCGCCGCTTCACCGAG carries:
- a CDS encoding DUF4912 domain-containing protein, with product MTASSLNEKPVRDLARMAKQHGVSGWHSMRKDQLIRALIRKARAARPVAAAALRPRPVTVARDVAPSKNATRDAAVTQRIQEARERLARAKNLATRPEQGRPARAMKDRLVVMVRGPHWLHAFWEITPASVVRAEAALGPEWHAARPTLRLLQLENGLQGSPSEQVIRTFDVHGGVKNWFIDIREPIRCRVEIGYATPSGRFHVLARSNGVSMPATSQADTLDVHWGDIAADCDKIYSMSGGYSPENNCTELQELFEERLRRPMGPPVGRRSSGDADGEGEQAGGLQLEVDAEMIIYGVTEAGCYVTLQGEPVKVQPDGTFRVRVDLPNKRQVIPIVSSTPNGLERQTVVVAVERNTKSMEPHSRDNGEF